A region from the Halomarina litorea genome encodes:
- a CDS encoding beta-CASP ribonuclease aCPSF1 → MSTVEKQLDELKAQITEEVPDDISISDVTYEGPELVIYTRDPKKFAQNGDLIRTLAGKLRKRITVRPDPDVLSRPTDAEAEIRGVIPEEAGVTDLDFHADTGEVVIEAQKPGMVIGRHGSTLREITQRVGWTPEVVRTPPIESSTVSNVRNFLKQEREERRDILERVGRQIHRKEMSDDEWVRITTLGCCREVGRASFILSTPETRILIDCGDKPGAEGEVPYLQVPEALGAGANTIDAVVLTHAHLDHSALIPLLFKYGYDGPIYCTEPTRDLMGLLTLDYLDVAAKEGRTPPYESEMVREAIKHTIPLEYGDVTDIAPDVKLTFHNAGHILGSAVSHFHIGDGLYNVAFSGDIHYDDTRLFNGAVNEFPRVETLVLESTYGGRNDYQTDQEDSERRLVEVINETYEKGGKVVIPAFAVGRSQEIMLVLEEAMRSGKIPEMPVHLDGMIWEATAIHTTYPEYLRDDLRDRIFHEDENPFLAPQFNHIDRGEEERQEVADGDQCIILSTSGMVTGGPIMSWLEHIGPDPKSRMVFVGYQAQGTLGRRIQNGWDEIPMNGRGGRSNTLTLKLDVETVDGFSGHADRQGLENFVRTMNPRPEKVLCVHGDESSVQDLSSALYHEFNMRTFAPKNLETFRFR, encoded by the coding sequence ATGAGCACGGTAGAGAAGCAACTCGACGAACTCAAAGCACAGATCACCGAGGAAGTCCCCGACGACATTTCCATCTCCGACGTCACCTACGAGGGCCCGGAACTGGTCATCTACACGCGCGACCCGAAGAAGTTCGCGCAGAACGGCGACCTCATCCGCACCCTCGCGGGCAAACTCAGGAAGCGCATCACGGTCCGGCCCGACCCGGACGTGCTCTCGCGACCGACCGACGCGGAGGCGGAGATTCGCGGGGTTATCCCCGAGGAGGCGGGCGTCACGGACCTCGACTTCCACGCCGACACCGGCGAGGTCGTCATCGAGGCCCAGAAACCCGGGATGGTCATCGGCCGTCACGGCTCGACCCTCCGTGAGATAACCCAGCGCGTCGGCTGGACGCCCGAAGTCGTCCGGACGCCGCCCATCGAGTCCTCCACGGTGTCGAACGTCCGGAACTTCCTCAAGCAGGAACGCGAGGAGCGCCGGGACATCCTCGAACGCGTCGGCAGACAGATCCACCGCAAGGAGATGTCCGACGACGAGTGGGTGCGTATCACCACCCTCGGCTGCTGTCGCGAGGTCGGTCGCGCCTCGTTCATCCTCTCGACGCCCGAGACGCGCATCCTCATCGACTGCGGGGACAAACCGGGTGCGGAGGGCGAGGTACCCTACTTGCAGGTGCCCGAGGCCCTCGGAGCGGGCGCGAACACCATCGACGCCGTCGTCCTGACCCACGCCCACCTCGACCACTCGGCGCTCATCCCCCTCCTGTTCAAGTACGGCTACGACGGTCCCATCTACTGTACGGAACCAACGCGGGACCTGATGGGCCTGCTGACGCTGGACTACCTCGACGTCGCGGCCAAGGAGGGGCGGACGCCGCCCTACGAGTCCGAGATGGTGCGCGAGGCCATCAAGCACACCATCCCCCTCGAATACGGCGACGTCACCGACATCGCGCCGGACGTCAAACTCACCTTCCACAACGCGGGGCACATCCTCGGGTCGGCGGTGAGTCACTTCCACATCGGCGATGGCCTCTACAACGTGGCGTTCTCCGGCGACATCCACTACGACGACACCCGCCTGTTCAACGGCGCGGTCAACGAGTTCCCCCGCGTCGAGACGCTGGTCCTCGAATCGACCTACGGCGGACGGAACGACTACCAGACCGACCAGGAGGACTCCGAGCGGAGACTCGTCGAGGTCATCAACGAGACCTACGAGAAGGGCGGGAAGGTCGTCATCCCCGCCTTCGCGGTCGGTCGGTCACAGGAGATCATGCTCGTCCTCGAGGAGGCGATGCGCTCGGGCAAGATTCCCGAGATGCCCGTCCACCTCGACGGGATGATCTGGGAGGCGACGGCCATCCACACAACCTACCCCGAGTACCTGCGCGACGACCTGCGCGACCGCATCTTCCACGAGGACGAGAACCCGTTCCTCGCGCCGCAGTTCAACCACATCGACCGCGGCGAGGAGGAACGACAGGAGGTCGCCGACGGCGACCAGTGTATCATCCTCTCGACGTCCGGGATGGTCACGGGCGGCCCCATCATGTCGTGGCTCGAACACATCGGGCCCGACCCCAAGTCGCGCATGGTGTTCGTCGGCTACCAGGCGCAGGGGACCCTCGGCCGCCGCATCCAGAACGGCTGGGACGAGATTCCGATGAACGGCCGCGGCGGGCGGTCGAACACGCTCACGCTGAAACTCGACGTGGAGACGGTCGACGGCTTCTCCGGCCACGCCGACCGGCAGGGCCTGGAGAACTTCGTGCGCACGATGAACCCGCGCCCGGAGAAGGTGCTCTGCGTCCACGGCGACGAGTCGAGCGTGCAGGACCTCTCTAGCGCGCTCTACCACGAGTTCAACATGCGGACGTTCGCGCCGAAGAACCTCGAGACGTTCCGGTTCCGATAG
- a CDS encoding thiolase family protein yields MDVFLVDGARTPHGALLGSLAGHTAVELGTVALDGLLDRVPVPPDAVDWVCLGNAIQAGLGQVPGRQAVVASRLPETTPATTVNEASGSGLRAIALGTDRILAGRSEVAIAGGMESMTNAPFLVPDHRRGRRHGDSRLVDSMVRDALWDESYDAHMGELTEALVEREGISRERQDEYAVESNRKALAAIESGRFADETVTVETRDGPVDTDEGPRDTSMERLGDLPAAFGGTITAGNASKLSDGAGVVLLASGDAVEDHGVDPLARVVDYVVTYRDPKWFNDAVPDAVEALLSKTGLDVADVGLYELNEAFAAQMVHTSDRLGIPADRLNTRGGAVAFGHPIGASGGMLAASLAYAMRDDDVRYGMVGMSIGGGGGIMLLLERA; encoded by the coding sequence ATGGACGTCTTCCTCGTCGACGGCGCTCGCACGCCCCACGGCGCACTGCTCGGGTCGCTCGCGGGCCACACGGCGGTCGAACTCGGGACGGTGGCCCTCGACGGCCTCCTTGACCGCGTCCCGGTCCCCCCCGACGCCGTCGACTGGGTCTGCCTCGGCAACGCCATCCAGGCGGGACTGGGGCAGGTCCCCGGCCGACAGGCCGTCGTCGCCTCCCGCCTCCCCGAGACGACACCCGCGACCACCGTCAACGAGGCGTCCGGGTCGGGCCTGCGGGCCATCGCCCTCGGCACCGACCGCATTCTGGCGGGACGGAGCGAGGTGGCCATCGCCGGCGGGATGGAGTCGATGACGAACGCGCCCTTCCTCGTCCCCGACCACCGGCGGGGGCGACGGCACGGCGACAGTAGACTGGTCGACTCGATGGTCCGCGACGCCCTCTGGGACGAGAGCTACGACGCCCACATGGGCGAACTGACCGAGGCGCTGGTCGAGCGGGAGGGCATCTCGCGGGAGCGACAGGACGAGTACGCCGTCGAGAGCAACCGGAAGGCGCTGGCGGCCATCGAGTCGGGGCGGTTCGCCGACGAGACGGTCACGGTGGAGACGCGCGACGGGCCAGTCGACACCGACGAGGGCCCCCGGGACACCTCGATGGAGCGACTGGGCGACCTGCCGGCCGCCTTCGGCGGGACCATCACGGCGGGCAACGCCTCGAAACTGAGCGACGGGGCGGGGGTCGTCCTGCTGGCCTCCGGCGACGCGGTCGAGGACCACGGGGTCGACCCCCTCGCGCGCGTCGTGGACTACGTGGTGACCTACCGCGACCCGAAGTGGTTCAACGACGCCGTCCCGGACGCCGTGGAGGCGTTGCTCTCGAAGACGGGCCTCGACGTGGCAGACGTGGGCCTGTACGAGTTGAACGAGGCGTTCGCCGCCCAGATGGTCCACACGAGCGACCGTCTGGGTATCCCCGCCGACCGCCTGAACACGCGCGGCGGGGCCGTCGCCTTCGGTCACCCCATCGGCGCCAGCGGCGGGATGCTCGCCGCCTCGCTCGCGTACGCCATGCGAGACGACGACGTGCGCTACGGGATGGTCGGGATGAGCATCGGCGGGGGCGGCGGCATCATGCTCCTCCTCGAACGCGCGTGA
- a CDS encoding pyridoxal phosphate-dependent aminotransferase: protein MTGFSRRIEEISISGIRKVFEAAGEDAINLGLGQPDFPTPAHAKRAAIDAIESGRADGYTSNKGTLELREAIAAKHDRDNDFSVDPEDVIATAGGSEALHIAMEAHVEDGQEVLFPDPGFVSYDALTRLAGGTPKPVELREDLTMDPAAVEAAITEDTAAFVVNSPSNPTGAVQSEEDMREFARIADDHDVLCITDEVYERITFGRDHHSPMAFAETDNVVVVNACSKTYSMTGWRLGWVAGSERRIERMLRAHQYVQACASAPAQFAAEAALSGPQDVVGQMVETFEERRDILLDGLEEMGLDTPTPQGAFYAMPRVPDGWVDAVIDRGVVVVPGDAFGQGGAGHARISYAASTEQLKQAVEIMREATDAVR from the coding sequence ATGACCGGCTTCTCACGGCGAATCGAGGAGATCTCCATCAGCGGCATCCGGAAGGTGTTCGAGGCGGCGGGCGAGGACGCCATCAACCTCGGCCTCGGGCAACCCGACTTCCCGACGCCGGCACACGCGAAGCGAGCGGCCATCGACGCCATCGAGTCGGGGCGCGCCGACGGCTACACCTCGAACAAGGGCACGCTCGAACTCCGGGAGGCCATCGCCGCCAAACACGACCGGGACAACGACTTCTCGGTGGACCCCGAGGATGTCATCGCCACCGCGGGCGGGAGCGAGGCCCTCCACATCGCCATGGAGGCCCACGTCGAGGACGGTCAGGAAGTACTCTTTCCGGACCCCGGATTCGTCTCCTACGACGCCCTCACCCGACTGGCCGGCGGGACGCCGAAACCCGTCGAACTCCGCGAGGACCTGACGATGGACCCCGCCGCCGTCGAGGCGGCAATCACCGAGGACACCGCCGCGTTCGTCGTCAACTCCCCGTCGAACCCGACCGGCGCGGTCCAGTCCGAGGAGGACATGCGCGAGTTCGCCCGCATCGCGGACGACCACGACGTGCTCTGTATCACCGACGAGGTGTACGAGCGCATCACGTTCGGGCGGGACCACCACTCGCCGATGGCGTTCGCCGAGACGGACAACGTCGTCGTCGTCAACGCCTGCTCGAAGACCTACTCCATGACCGGGTGGCGACTCGGGTGGGTCGCCGGCAGCGAACGACGCATCGAGCGGATGCTCCGCGCCCACCAGTACGTGCAAGCGTGCGCCAGCGCCCCGGCGCAGTTCGCGGCCGAGGCCGCCCTCTCCGGCCCGCAGGACGTCGTCGGCCAGATGGTCGAGACGTTCGAGGAGCGCCGCGACATCCTGCTGGACGGACTGGAGGAGATGGGACTGGACACCCCCACGCCGCAGGGGGCGTTCTACGCGATGCCCCGCGTGCCCGACGGGTGGGTCGACGCGGTCATCGACCGCGGCGTCGTCGTCGTCCCCGGCGACGCCTTCGGGCAGGGCGGCGCGGGCCACGCCCGCATCTCCTACGCCGCCAGCACCGAGCAGTTGAAACAGGCCGTCGAAATCATGCGCGAGGCGACCGACGCGGTCCGCTGA
- a CDS encoding UbiA family prenyltransferase, whose translation MAIARHGDGVRADLAALASQVHPVFMLPPVAASAFGAVLAGEFSVPLALLHMVTAFFALYTAHVKDGYVDFHVRGEDNDHPLSAAGCRRTLAGSSVLFFLGTTAIAVLVGPTAALLTLPGWVIGYLHAPQLDMNPVTATTGYPLGIGFALVSGHYVQAESVSPTVLGFAVVFVAVLSGIKVIDDAKDYEYDRSISKRTVAVVLGRERARTTAYLLMATGMVVVCALAVLTPVFPPGSVLAVAAFAAIALLTRRMDAEHTTMVLIRGSYVFLALLVVAVWFRPFQ comes from the coding sequence ATGGCTATCGCCAGACACGGAGACGGCGTCCGCGCCGACCTCGCGGCACTCGCCTCGCAGGTCCACCCGGTGTTCATGCTCCCGCCCGTCGCCGCGAGCGCGTTCGGCGCGGTGCTCGCCGGGGAGTTCTCCGTCCCACTGGCGCTCTTGCACATGGTGACGGCGTTCTTCGCGCTGTACACCGCCCACGTCAAGGACGGCTACGTCGACTTCCACGTCCGCGGCGAGGACAACGACCATCCCCTGAGCGCGGCGGGGTGTCGCCGCACCCTCGCCGGGTCCTCCGTCCTCTTTTTCCTCGGGACGACGGCCATCGCCGTCCTCGTCGGCCCCACCGCCGCCCTGCTCACCCTCCCGGGGTGGGTCATCGGCTATCTCCACGCCCCGCAACTGGACATGAACCCCGTCACCGCGACGACAGGCTACCCGCTGGGAATCGGGTTCGCCCTCGTCAGCGGCCACTACGTCCAAGCCGAGTCCGTCTCGCCGACCGTCCTCGGCTTCGCCGTCGTCTTCGTGGCCGTCCTCTCGGGCATCAAGGTCATTGACGACGCGAAGGACTACGAGTACGACCGCTCCATCTCCAAACGCACCGTCGCCGTCGTCCTCGGGCGCGAGCGCGCGCGCACGACGGCCTACCTCCTCATGGCGACGGGGATGGTCGTCGTCTGTGCGCTCGCCGTCCTCACGCCCGTCTTCCCGCCGGGGAGCGTCCTCGCCGTCGCCGCCTTCGCCGCCATCGCCCTCCTCACCCGCCGGATGGACGCCGAACACACCACGATGGTGCTCATCCGCGGGTCGTACGTCTTCCTCGCTCTCCTCGTCGTCGCGGTGTGGTTCCGGCCGTTCCAGTGA
- a CDS encoding class I SAM-dependent methyltransferase, with product MTDWFDDREALAEQYADAANLSDRVALHERFSTAEVDLHPWLFDRLDLPSDARVLTLGGGPGDLWAAVPDRVPEGWSVLHTDASPGMVEEARETLRDANGGFGFGVVDAASLPFASNSFDAVTANHMLYHVAERRRALREVRRVLRPGGRLYATTNGERALKEVYEVAEGVHGGPLARIDGFRLENGREQLADVFESVTLHRHDNALAVTEVEPVVRYLCSREEFGPEDAPDLHAAFVDRFEDGVLHVEKDTGVLVARKEGGR from the coding sequence ATGACCGACTGGTTCGACGACCGGGAGGCCCTCGCAGAGCAGTACGCCGACGCCGCCAACCTCTCCGACCGCGTCGCCCTCCACGAACGGTTCTCGACAGCCGAGGTGGACCTCCACCCGTGGCTGTTCGACCGCCTCGACCTCCCGTCGGACGCCCGCGTCCTCACCCTCGGCGGCGGGCCGGGCGACCTCTGGGCGGCCGTCCCCGACCGCGTTCCCGAGGGCTGGTCGGTCCTCCACACCGACGCCTCGCCGGGGATGGTCGAGGAGGCACGCGAGACCCTCCGCGACGCGAACGGCGGGTTCGGCTTCGGCGTCGTCGACGCCGCCTCGCTCCCCTTCGCTTCGAACTCCTTCGACGCCGTCACCGCGAACCACATGCTCTACCACGTCGCCGAGCGCCGCCGTGCGCTCCGCGAGGTTCGTCGGGTTCTCCGGCCCGGCGGGCGACTGTACGCGACCACGAACGGCGAGCGGGCGCTGAAGGAGGTGTACGAGGTCGCGGAGGGGGTCCACGGGGGCCCCCTCGCTCGAATCGACGGGTTCAGACTGGAGAACGGGCGCGAGCAACTCGCCGACGTCTTCGAGTCCGTCACGCTGCACCGTCACGACAACGCCCTCGCCGTGACGGAGGTGGAACCCGTCGTGCGCTACCTCTGCTCGCGCGAGGAGTTCGGCCCCGAGGACGCCCCCGACCTCCACGCGGCGTTCGTCGACCGGTTCGAGGACGGCGTCCTCCACGTCGAGAAGGACACCGGCGTCCTCGTCGCCCGGAAGGAGGGAGGTCGATGA
- a CDS encoding ornithine cyclodeaminase family protein encodes MSAPTLTDGDVFAADTERVVAAMESAFREHAAGTLVAPPRWSLDVPAGELVFTAGAALGRGAMGFRVYETLGTGDDHTQLVAVFDSESGAYRGQCVGHAVGLLRTGGIGGVAIDHLAPRDASTVGVLGSGAQARSQLEAACAVRDVEAALVYSPTREHRESFAATLRESTGVPVEAVESAEAAVRDCEVLVCATDSDSPVFDPEWLAPGAHVTTLGPKFAGAHELPLAMAEAADCIATDSLAQVEGYAEYRDPFFLDSPRDEMVELSAVVAGDEVGRESDDDLTLFCSVGLAGTEVVLADALLSGRE; translated from the coding sequence ATGAGCGCTCCGACCCTCACCGACGGCGACGTCTTCGCCGCCGACACCGAGAGGGTGGTCGCGGCGATGGAGTCGGCGTTCCGCGAACACGCCGCCGGAACGCTCGTCGCGCCCCCGCGCTGGTCGCTGGACGTTCCCGCTGGAGAACTCGTGTTCACGGCGGGCGCGGCCCTCGGCCGGGGCGCGATGGGCTTTCGCGTGTACGAGACGCTCGGGACGGGTGACGACCACACGCAACTCGTGGCCGTCTTCGACAGCGAGTCAGGGGCCTACCGGGGGCAGTGCGTCGGACACGCCGTCGGCCTCCTGCGCACGGGCGGCATCGGCGGCGTCGCCATCGACCACCTCGCACCCCGCGACGCGTCGACGGTGGGCGTCCTCGGGTCTGGCGCGCAGGCCCGGTCGCAACTGGAGGCGGCCTGTGCGGTCCGGGATGTCGAGGCGGCACTGGTTTACTCGCCGACGAGGGAGCACCGCGAGTCGTTCGCCGCGACCCTCCGGGAGTCCACGGGGGTGCCCGTCGAAGCCGTCGAGAGCGCCGAGGCGGCGGTCCGCGACTGCGAGGTGCTGGTGTGTGCGACGGACAGCGACTCGCCCGTCTTCGACCCGGAGTGGCTAGCGCCGGGCGCGCACGTCACCACCCTCGGCCCGAAGTTCGCGGGAGCGCACGAACTCCCCCTCGCGATGGCCGAGGCCGCCGACTGCATCGCGACGGACTCGCTGGCGCAGGTCGAGGGGTACGCGGAGTACCGCGACCCGTTCTTCCTCGACTCGCCCCGGGACGAGATGGTCGAGTTGAGCGCCGTCGTCGCGGGCGACGAGGTCGGACGCGAGAGCGATGACGACCTGACGCTGTTCTGTTCGGTCGGCCTCGCGGGGACGGAGGTCGTCCTCGCGGACGCCTTGCTCTCGGGGCGGGAGTAG
- a CDS encoding redox-regulated ATPase YchF, translating into MLSVALAGKPNAGKSTFYRAATLADVDIGNYPFTTIDPNRGVSHVRTECPCLEREERCGDEHCHDGKRYVPIELLDVAGLVPGAHEGRGLGNQFLDALSNADVILNVVDASGGTNAEGEPVEPGSYDPVQDVDFIEEEMDLWMAGIVDRNWESVERQSRSPNFDLEDALTEMLTGIGASEADVAATLRTVEYPTDPKQWTDEDRRRLARDLRERSKPIIVVANKADAASEENLDRLREAAEVVVPATAEGELALRQAAKAGVIDYDPGDPDFTVTGDVSEKQEAGLERIRTVMEAWGGTGVQEALDTAVYDFLDHVTAYPVQNEGKWTDGQENVLPDAFLLPRGSTPKDLAYAVHSDIGDGYLHAVNAKENRRIGDAYELAEGDVVKIVSTAS; encoded by the coding sequence ATGCTCTCAGTCGCGCTCGCGGGCAAGCCCAACGCGGGCAAGTCCACCTTCTACCGCGCCGCGACGCTCGCGGACGTGGACATCGGCAACTACCCCTTCACGACCATCGACCCGAACCGGGGGGTGAGCCACGTCCGGACCGAGTGTCCCTGTCTCGAACGCGAGGAGCGCTGTGGCGACGAACACTGCCACGACGGGAAACGGTACGTCCCCATCGAACTGCTTGACGTGGCGGGACTGGTCCCCGGCGCCCACGAGGGGCGCGGCCTCGGCAACCAGTTCCTCGACGCGCTCTCGAACGCCGACGTCATCCTCAACGTCGTCGACGCCTCCGGCGGGACGAACGCCGAGGGCGAACCCGTCGAACCGGGGAGCTACGACCCCGTACAGGACGTCGACTTCATCGAGGAGGAGATGGACCTCTGGATGGCGGGCATCGTCGACCGCAACTGGGAGTCCGTCGAGCGCCAGTCTCGCTCCCCGAACTTCGACCTCGAAGACGCCCTCACCGAGATGCTCACCGGCATCGGCGCGAGCGAGGCCGATGTGGCCGCCACCCTCCGCACCGTCGAGTACCCGACCGACCCCAAGCAGTGGACCGACGAGGACCGCAGGCGACTCGCGCGTGACCTCCGCGAGCGCTCGAAGCCCATCATCGTCGTCGCGAACAAGGCCGACGCCGCGAGCGAGGAGAACCTCGACCGCCTCCGGGAGGCCGCAGAGGTCGTGGTACCGGCCACCGCCGAGGGGGAACTCGCCCTCCGACAGGCGGCGAAGGCGGGCGTCATCGACTACGACCCCGGCGACCCGGACTTCACCGTCACTGGCGACGTCTCCGAGAAGCAGGAGGCGGGCCTCGAACGCATCCGGACGGTCATGGAGGCGTGGGGCGGGACGGGCGTACAGGAAGCCCTCGACACCGCGGTCTACGACTTCCTCGACCACGTCACCGCCTACCCGGTCCAGAACGAGGGGAAGTGGACCGACGGGCAGGAGAACGTCCTCCCCGACGCCTTTCTCTTACCCCGAGGCTCGACGCCGAAGGACCTCGCGTACGCCGTCCACTCCGACATCGGCGACGGCTACCTCCACGCCGTGAACGCGAAGGAGAACCGCCGCATCGGCGACGCCTACGAACTGGCGGAGGGCGACGTGGTGAAGATCGTCAGTACGGCCTCCTGA
- a CDS encoding PHP-associated domain-containing protein — translation MHVKILDERVVERAKARGLDALVYAPHFVRLPNIAAKAEAFSDEDLRVFPAREIFTGSWRDRKHVLAVGLTDPVPDFVTLEGAMRELDRQDAAVLAPHPEFLTVSLEESDIRKYDVDAVEVYNPKHFPEQNDRALEIARETGLPGFTSSYAHLRGTIGEAWTTFEEPVTDASGLADLLKERAPRRVCHRDGLEHRLRCTVEAAHLVYENTWGKIDRVLLSATEATHPGHIAYDGRFDDVRVY, via the coding sequence ATGCACGTCAAGATACTCGACGAGCGAGTCGTCGAGCGAGCGAAGGCGCGCGGCCTCGACGCGCTGGTGTACGCCCCCCACTTCGTCCGGTTGCCGAACATCGCGGCGAAGGCCGAGGCGTTCTCCGACGAGGATCTGCGGGTGTTCCCCGCCCGCGAGATATTCACCGGGTCGTGGCGCGACCGGAAGCACGTCCTCGCCGTCGGCCTCACCGACCCCGTCCCCGACTTCGTCACGCTCGAGGGGGCCATGCGGGAACTCGACCGGCAGGACGCCGCCGTCCTCGCCCCCCACCCCGAGTTCCTCACCGTCAGCCTGGAGGAGTCCGACATCCGGAAGTACGACGTGGACGCCGTGGAGGTGTACAACCCGAAGCACTTCCCCGAGCAGAACGACCGCGCGCTCGAAATCGCCCGCGAGACGGGTCTGCCGGGCTTTACCTCCTCGTACGCCCACCTCCGGGGGACCATCGGCGAGGCGTGGACCACCTTCGAGGAGCCCGTCACGGACGCTTCGGGTCTCGCCGACCTGCTCAAGGAACGCGCCCCGCGCCGGGTCTGTCACCGCGACGGCCTCGAACACCGCCTGCGCTGTACGGTGGAGGCCGCCCACCTCGTCTACGAGAACACCTGGGGGAAGATAGACCGCGTCCTCCTGTCGGCGACGGAGGCGACCCACCCGGGGCACATCGCGTACGACGGTCGATTCGACGACGTCCGCGTCTACTGA
- a CDS encoding DUF7344 domain-containing protein — protein MESQTTSIAAARPPQFETSEQSRDALCRVFANARRRATLRVLATHDDAIEIDALAEAVVGEEFEDEGDDERTDRVLVSLYHNHLPMLADCDLLEVDRRGERVFVHPNTADIAALL, from the coding sequence ATGGAGAGTCAGACCACTTCCATCGCCGCCGCCCGACCGCCCCAGTTCGAGACGAGCGAACAGTCCCGCGACGCGCTGTGTCGCGTCTTCGCGAACGCCCGCCGTCGCGCCACCCTGCGCGTCCTGGCCACGCACGACGACGCGATAGAAATAGACGCGCTGGCCGAGGCCGTCGTCGGCGAGGAGTTCGAGGACGAGGGCGACGACGAGCGCACCGACCGCGTGCTCGTCTCGCTGTACCACAACCACCTGCCGATGCTGGCCGACTGCGACCTGCTGGAGGTCGACCGCCGCGGCGAACGCGTGTTCGTCCACCCGAACACCGCGGACATCGCCGCCCTCCTGTAA
- a CDS encoding ATPase domain-containing protein: MSEALERVSTGIDGLDEVLYGGFIQNRTYMIRGEPGAGKSILGLHFLVEGVAAGEDVMYVNMEEPVREIRENAASLGVDVSDIDFLDMSPDSEFFTEDLSYDIFSPDEVEGDVLTDRITERVREESPTRIFVDPITQMRQLSPDEFQFRKEVLSFMRFLKEQGATVVFTSQATQATPDDDLQFMCDGVVELDRTSRGRTVSVSKFRGSGVENGDHALSISDEGMTVYPRIVPRDYEKEFFAESIPSGVPELDQLLNGGLERGTVTIVSGSPGVGKTTTGLQYMKEAAGRGERSVVYSFEEARSTLVHRCESINMPITDMMDRGTLAIEEVEALQLSATEFAHAVREEVEERDARIVMIDGVEGYKQALRDENDNLTRELHSLCRFLKNMGVTVILMNEIRTITGDFTLTQEGLSYLSDTIVFIQHIEMDSRMRKVIGVLKKRTSDFERTVREFRITEYGIRIGEPLTGLDGILTGNPTRAPGDDAFAHDSAAESFPPRADQIPDGHGGPDGSSRWLDADRDRSQ; this comes from the coding sequence ATGAGTGAGGCGCTGGAACGTGTCTCGACGGGTATCGACGGGCTCGACGAGGTGCTCTACGGGGGGTTCATCCAGAACCGGACGTACATGATTCGGGGAGAACCGGGCGCGGGCAAGAGCATCCTCGGACTCCACTTCCTCGTGGAGGGGGTCGCCGCGGGCGAGGACGTCATGTACGTGAACATGGAGGAACCCGTCCGCGAGATACGCGAGAACGCGGCGTCGCTCGGCGTCGACGTCTCGGACATCGACTTCCTCGATATGAGTCCCGACTCGGAGTTCTTCACCGAGGACCTCTCGTACGACATCTTCAGCCCCGACGAGGTAGAAGGCGACGTCCTCACCGACCGCATCACCGAACGGGTCCGGGAGGAGTCGCCGACGCGCATCTTCGTCGACCCCATCACGCAGATGCGACAGCTCTCGCCGGACGAGTTCCAGTTCCGCAAGGAGGTGCTGTCGTTCATGCGGTTCCTGAAAGAGCAGGGGGCGACGGTGGTGTTCACCTCGCAGGCGACGCAGGCGACGCCGGACGACGACCTGCAGTTCATGTGCGACGGCGTGGTCGAACTCGACCGCACCTCGCGCGGCCGGACCGTCTCGGTATCGAAGTTCCGCGGGTCCGGCGTCGAGAACGGCGACCACGCCCTCAGCATCTCCGACGAGGGGATGACCGTCTACCCGCGTATCGTCCCACGCGACTACGAGAAGGAGTTCTTCGCCGAGTCCATCCCGTCGGGGGTGCCGGAACTCGACCAACTGCTCAACGGCGGCCTCGAGCGTGGCACCGTCACCATCGTCTCCGGGTCGCCCGGCGTCGGCAAGACGACCACCGGCCTCCAGTACATGAAGGAGGCCGCGGGTCGCGGCGAGCGCTCCGTCGTGTATTCCTTCGAGGAGGCCCGGAGCACGCTCGTCCACCGCTGTGAGTCCATCAACATGCCCATCACGGACATGATGGACCGCGGGACGCTCGCCATCGAGGAGGTGGAGGCGCTCCAGCTCTCGGCGACCGAGTTCGCTCACGCCGTCCGCGAGGAGGTCGAAGAGCGTGACGCCCGCATCGTCATGATCGACGGCGTCGAGGGGTACAAGCAGGCCCTGCGCGACGAGAACGACAACCTGACGCGCGAACTCCACTCGCTCTGTCGCTTCCTCAAGAACATGGGAGTGACCGTCATCCTCATGAACGAGATACGCACCATCACGGGCGACTTCACGCTCACCCAGGAGGGGCTGTCGTACCTCTCGGACACCATCGTCTTCATCCAGCACATCGAGATGGACTCGCGGATGCGGAAGGTCATCGGCGTCCTGAAGAAACGCACGAGCGACTTCGAGCGGACCGTCCGTGAGTTCCGCATCACCGAGTACGGCATCCGTATCGGCGAACCGCTGACGGGTCTCGACGGCATCCTCACCGGGAACCCGACGCGCGCGCCAGGTGACGACGCTTTCGCCCACGACTCTGCGGCCGAATCGTTCCCTCCAAGGGCTGACCAGATCCCCGACGGCCACGGCGGACCTGACGGGTCGTCACGCTGGCTCGACGCCGACCGAGACCGATCGCAGTGA